The following is a genomic window from Bacillota bacterium.
AGGCTCCGGCGACGTGGCGCCGAGCGCCCCCACGTACTCGTCCAGCAATTGGATGATCCCTTGCCACGCCCGCTGGTGTTCCTGCACTTCCTCCGGGCGCCCCGCGGCGTCGGCTTCGGCCATCCACCGCTCCAGCGCCCCGGCCACGTTCAGCCGCTCCAAAAAGCGCCACAGCGCCGCCGCCATATCGCGGCCGGTCCGCGCCTGCAGCAGCTCCCGGCGCAGGTCGCGCAGCGGCGCGAGAGCGCGCTCGCGCACGCCGTTGATCTCCGCAAGCTGCGCTTCCTCTTCGGCCGACAGCTTCTCTTCCTCCGGCGCCAGCGTGTAGCGCCGCACGTAGCGCCACGGCTCGGTCTGCAGCCAGCCGTCGCGGTCGATGCCGTGCGCCAGCGCGTAGTTCTCCAGTTTGTCCACCTCGTCGCGGGTGACCGGGAAAAAGTCGGTCTTCAGGCAGCGCACGACGGCCTCGGTGCGCATGCCGCCCGTGGCCGCCTCCAAAGCGGAGCGCACCAGCTCCACCAGCGGGTGATGAGACAGGGAGCGGCGGCTGTCGATGAAGTACGGAATGCCGTAATCGCTGAAAACCGCCTCGACCAAGTCCTGGTAGGGCGCCAGATCCCGCACGATAACCGCGATGTCCCGGTAGCGCCACCCTCGCTCGCGGCACAGCCGCACGATTTCCCTGGCCGCGGCTTCGACTTCCAGCCGCGGATTGGCCGCGGCCACGATCTTCAGCGGCGGCTCGCCCCCCGCCGCGCCGCCGGACGCCTCCTCCCCGCGGAACACTTGCCCGGGCCGCCGGAACAGTTCCCGCTCCAAGTGGGCGAGGAGCGGCGCGCGGCGGAAGCGTTGCGGAGGCCGGCCGTCCAGCACCACGGGCTCTTCGACTTCAACGCCGTCTTCCGCCGCCATGTTCCGCAAGCGCTCATACGTCTCGCGCGTCGGGACGAAGGGCTCCGCGTCCCCCGCCGGGTCCAGGCAGAGCGCCACGTCCATACGCTCGGCCACCCGCCACAAGGCGCGCAGCACTTCCAACTCTTGCGGGGTGAAACCGGTGAAGCCGTCGACCCACACACGCGCGCCCGCCAGCAGCCCGGACGCCGGCAGCAGCTCGGCCACCACGTCCAGCACGTCGTCGGGGTCGATGAACCGATGGGCCGTGTACTCGTTGAACGACTGGTACACCAGCGACAAGTCGTGGAGCTTCATGCCGAGGATAGGGTTGGCCGCCGCGGCGTGGGGCGCCCGGCGCGCCAGCTCCTGCGGGCCGACGCGATACTGCTTCAGCTCGGTCAGCGTCCGCGCCAGCTTGTCCACGAAGCCGTGCTGCCTGGCCGCTGCGCCGAACAGCTTCAGTGCGTTTTCGTGGCGCTGGATGATGGCGCGCAGCACCATGCGCTTGCCCAACTCGCCCAGGCGCGGCCGCGCCCCGCCGCCGGCCGCCTGCATGACGCGCACCGCCAGGCGCTGGAAGCTCAAAACCTGGGCCCGCGACGAAGCGCGCACCGGCGCTTCCGCCAGCAGCGCCCGCTCCATCTGGAACGTCGCCTGCTCGGGCGTCAGCAGCACGATCGGAGGCCCGTCGGGCCGCTCCTGCAGCTCCCGGCGGATGGCCTGCAGCACCAGGTGTGTCTTGCCCGTGCCGGCCCGCCCCAGGATGAAACCGAGCTTCATGCCATCGCCTCCGCGGCCGCCAGCGCCACCGGCGTGCCCCAAGAGCCGAACAGTTCACGGTGCGTCAGGAGCAGCACTTGCCGGTCCCGCGCCAGCTCTTGCAGCGCGGCGCGAATCCGCTCCAGCCGCTGGTCGTCGCAGTTGACGAACGGGTCGTCCAGCAGCAACGGCAGCCGCACCTCGTCGGCCATCAAGTCGGCCACCGCGAGGCGCAGGGCCAAGTATAACTGGTCTTGCGCGCCCTGGCTCAGCTGGGCGACGCTGTGCAGGGGCCCGTCGGGGTCCTGGACCGCCACACGGAACTGCTCGTCCAGCACGACCCGGCGCGCCCGCCCGGAGAACCGCTGCACGTAATAGCTGGCCCGCGCAGCCAGCCGCTCGCGATGCGTTTCCCGGAAGGACTCCGCCGCGGCCCGCAGCTCGCAAAACGCCAGCGCGACGACCCGCGCTTGGCGGGCCAAGGCGTCCCGCCGCTGCTCCAGGGCCTGCAGCTCCTCCAGCGCGGCCGCCACGTTGACGACTTGCCTGCCCGTCAAATCGGCCAGCTGCAGCCGCAGCGCCACCAGCTGCTCCTCGGTCTCGCGCTGCAGGCGTTTCAGCTCGTCCCGCCGCGCCGCGAGCCGCTGCAGCTCCACACGCGCATCGACGCCGTCGAGCCCGTCCTCGGGCCGCGGCAGAAACGGATGCCGTTCGGCCAGTTCCTGCAGGAGCCGGTACGCGTCCATGGCCACGTTGGCCGCGTGCCGCGAGCGCACATGCAGCTCGTCGGAAGAGCCCACCCCCTGCCCCGCCAGCACCCCGGCCAGCTCCTTCTCGATGCCCGCCGCGGCCGCCAGCGCCTGCTGATACTCCAGCCACCGCCGCTTCGCCGCGGCCGCATCGCCTCCGGCCGCCTCCAGCGCGGATTGCAACTGCCCCGCCAAGGCGGCAATGGCTTCCTTCAGGGCGGCCAGCTCGGCATCGCGCGCTTCCCGGGCGGCCGCCGCGGCAGCAAGATCCGCCTCGGCCAGGCGCGGCAAGGCCGCCGCCACGTCGCCCACGGTCAGCGGTGCCGCGCCGTCGCGGCCGCCCAGCCCCGCATCGGCCGCCAGCTGCCCCAGGGCACGCCAAACAGCCGCCAAGCCGTCCTCGGGCAGCTCCGCCAGCACCAGTTCTTCCGGCACCACCGTTTCCTGCCCGAAGTGGCGCCGGCTGAACGCCCGCAGGCTCTCTTCCAGGCGGGCCGCTTCCTGCCGCAGTTCATTCCAGCGGCGATACGCGTCCTCCAGCCCGTCGCCGAAGCGCTCCCGGGCCGCGCTCGTCGCCGCCAGAAACCGCTCGTACTCGGCCGCCGCGCGGCGCCACCGCTCGGCCAGCTCCTCCACGTGGCCGGGCACCGCAGCCTCCTGCTGTGCGAGCGCGATGGCGGCCTCCCGGCGCGCCAGCAGCCGCTGCTTCAGCGCCCCCAATTCATACGGCGGCGCGTCTTTGAACGGGCCAAGCCGTTGGTCCGCATCCAAAGCTTCCTCGACCGCCCGCAGCTGCGCCGCGAGCGCTTCCGCTTCCGGACTTGTCCGCAGGCGAGGAATCGTGGACGTCAGCACCAGCAACAAGAGGCTGACGCCGGACAGGCCCAGAAGGAGGGACTGCGGCAGCGGCCAGCCGTCCAGGTAGCTGCCGACGGCGCCGACGATGAAGCTCGTGGCGATGGCGGTCAGCGAGCCCACCTGCCAGAGACGGCTCCGGCGGAGGCGAGCGCGCTCCTTTTCCAGCGCGGCTTGCAGGCGCTGCTTTTCCTCCAGCCGCTGCAGCCGCTCGTCCACCGCCGCCGCGGCTTCGTCGCCCAGCGATTCCAGATCGCCGAACGCGCTCCGAAACCGGGCCCGTTCCGCTTCGAGCCGCTCCAGGGCCGCCTGCGCCGCCTCCAGCTCGCGGCGGGTTTGATAGACGCGCAGCTCCAGCGCCTCTTTGACGGCCGCGTAGCGTTCGCACAAGCGCCGCGTCGCATCGTCCGCCCGCTCGAACACGTCGAACTCGGTCCCCAGCCGGCGGCGCGCCCCAAGCCAGCGTTCCCGCCTTGCGACAAACTCGCTCCACTCGGCGGCCAGCTCGGCACCCCGCCGCTGCAGCGCGCCCGCTTGCGCGCGCAGCTCCCGGCGCTTCGCGCTCAGCTCGTCCTCCAACCGCTGCAGCTCGTCCAACAGTTCGCCCGCACGCGCCGGAGCCGCCGCCATCTCCGGATACTGCTGCGCGATGCGCCGGCGCAGCTCCTCGAGCTCTTGCGCCCGCCGGCTGTACGTCTCCCAGGCCCGTTCGAGCTGGGCCTGTTCGTGCAGCGCGCGGCGATGTTCGTCCCGCAGCGCCTGCCACCGCTTCCAGACGTCGGCGTCCGCTTCCACCCGCTCAATCTCGCCCTGCAGGCGCCGCATTTCCTCCTGCAGCGCCGCCAGCCGCTCCTGAACCGCTTGCCGCTCGTCGACGGCTTGCCGGCTCGCCTCGATGCTCGCCCGCAGCTCGGCGATGCGCTGCTCCAGCGCCTCCAGCTCCCCGTCTTTGAGGCCGTCCCGGGGCGTTACGCCCAGGCTGCCGGTGCGCTTGGTGAGGCTTTTCGCTTGCTGCTCCAGCACCTTTAGCGCCTCGTCCACCTGGGCCGCGCCCGCGCCCGACAGCAGCTGCTGCACCGTGCCGTCCAGCTGCCGCGTCGCCGGCAGCGGCTGCGTGACGGAAAACGTCTGCATAAAGAGCTTGGCGTCCAGCAGGCCCACGGTCTCGGCGAGAAACGCTTCGTAGCGTTCGTTCCGCCGGCGCGCCTGCGGGTTGTGCGTGCCCACGAGGATGTCCCGCCAGCCGTCGGCGGTCCGCTCCGACACGCGCACCGCGTGGTCTTCGAAGCGGCGCCGTATCCGGTACGTCTTCCCGCGGGCCGAGAAGACCAGTTCGCCTTCGAAGCGCGGCGGCCGGCGCCAGTTCCGCCACCGCGCCTGGCCGAAGTCCTCCGGATCGGACGATGCCGGCAGCCCGAACAAGACCGCCGCCAGCCCGGCGGCCAGCGTGGACTTCCCCGATTCGTTCGGGGCCACCAGCACGTTGAGACCTTCGCCCAGCTCGATGGCGACCTCGCCTTCAAACCGGCCGAAACCGGCCAGGGTCAACCGGCGCCAAACGACGCTCACGACCCGGCTCCCTCCAGCGCCGCGAGCCCGCACCGCAGCACCTGCGCCAGCAGCGCGCTCTCTTCCTCGTCCGCCGCCTCCGCCAGGCGCCGCTGCATGCGGCGCACGAACTCGCCCCGCACCGTGGGCTCGGCGGCCAGCCGCGCCACGTGGGCAGCGTCCACAATGGTGGTGTTGTCGACGATTTCCAGAAAATAAAAGGAGCCGGACAGCCGAGCCGTCAGCGCGCCTACATCCAGCACCCCGGGGGCGGCCCCCACCAGCTCCACGCGAACGATGGCCTCCCGCCCCGCCCGCGCTTCGGCCTCGGCCCGGATGCGCTCCACGACGGCGTCGGCATCAGCCAGCGTCGTCACGTCCAGCGTTATCGTTCGCACCGGCCGCGCCCCCGCCGGGAACGTAGCCACCTCCACGCGCGCCGGCCCGCCCCCAGGCTTGTCCACCGTTACCACGGTGAAGCAGCCGACACCCGGGTCGTCGAACCCCTTGCCCTCCACGGCCCCCGGATAGACGGCCCAACCCGCGCCGATCCGGCGCCGCTCGGGCTTGTGGATGTGCCCCAGCGCGACGTAGTCGTAGCCGGCCGCGGCCAGCGCGTCGGAGCGCAGCGGCAAGCTGCGCTCCCCCGCCTGCCAGTCCAGGGATCCGTGAAACACGGCGATGTGAATGCCGTCCTCGTCCAGCCTGGGGAAG
Proteins encoded in this region:
- a CDS encoding DNA repair exonuclease codes for the protein MIRILHLADLHLGWRPGFLGPRAAERQRERDTLLRRAVDFALASQPVDLVIIAGDLFETHKPEPALVEAVIADLGRLARAGVAVVTVPGNHDEITYADSVYRVYASRWPGVLVQNPHPAHVHTFVLNGTPVHVYGLAYTGGLTQVEPPLARFPRLDEDGIHIAVFHGSLDWQAGERSLPLRSDALAAAGYDYVALGHIHKPERRRIGAGWAVYPGAVEGKGFDDPGVGCFTVVTVDKPGGGPARVEVATFPAGARPVRTITLDVTTLADADAVVERIRAEAEARAGREAIVRVELVGAAPGVLDVGALTARLSGSFYFLEIVDNTTIVDAAHVARLAAEPTVRGEFVRRMQRRLAEAADEEESALLAQVLRCGLAALEGAGS